The genomic region GGTTCACGTGTCGTAATGAAATCATACGACCGCGATAATTGCGACACAATTCCTTTTAATACTGTTGTTTTTCCTGAACCTTCTGGACCTTCTATTGTAATAAATAGAGACACTACAAATCATCCTTCACTTTAATTTTACCATTGCGCATACCCTCTACTCGCATTTTTTGAGTATGCCAATAACGTATTAATTCTATCATATTTTTTGTGATGATTTCCCCTTTATACATTGTTGGTACACCTGGCGGATAAGGGATTAAATGCTGTGCTAAAGTACACCCTAAAGCCTTCTCATAAGGAATCGTTTGAATTTCTGACATATCTTCAGGCGTATACCTTCCCTTTTCTGTATATAACTTTGCTTGCTTATGATTTTGCGACTGACCACTTCTCTCGATATGAATATGAGTGATACATTTTAATAATACCTTAAATGGGAAGCGGTCATGAGTATACCATAATGGTAAGACCCACAATACCGATTGAGCGTCCGCTAATTCAACAAAAATAGACTGAGCTTCCATTGCTGATTTCAACAACTCTCCGGAGACGCCTCTTTTACGAATGACCAATTTAAGCGGATCATCCACTTCTAAAACAGTATAGCCACAGTCTTTTAAATGCTTTATAAGTATTTGGCGCTTTTCAAAAAATACGTCACTTTGATATGTTTCATAAAATCCTTGTGCCTGTTCAAGACTTGCCATAAACAAATAAGAGGGACTTGAAGATTGAAAGGTCTGCAACCAATGCTTCACACGTTCTTGATATGGCGCATTTTTATGTATGAATAACATTGAAGTCATCGTTAAACTAGGTAAAGTCTTATGATAAGATTGAACAACATAATCCGCTCCATACTCTAGCGTCGATTTTGGAAATCCTTCAATTCCAAAATGGGCACCATGCGCCTCATCGACTAATACTGGAATATGTGCTTCATGAAATTGCTGTATCAGCTTTTGAACATCAAATGTTTCTCCATAGTAATTAGGGTACGTCACAACGCCAAGCTTTCCTTTTTTAGCCAATTCAGAAGACCATTCAGGCTGATTGTATTGTCCTGTTTGATGACTCACTTGAGTATGCATAATGTGTGCACATTGACGACCTAAATCTAGTGCGTTAAAAACAGACTTATGTGAATGGCGCCCAATACAAACGTCTCCTTGTATAGATTGGAACGCTTGTATTACCGCAAGAATACCGCTCGTCGTTCCATTTACAAGAAAAACTGCCTCATAATCCTCATGCTTTTGAATACACTTCATACTATCGTAAAGAACCTCTTCAGGATGATGTAAATCATCGAACCCTGTAATTTCGGTAATATCATATATCGGATTAATAAAGTTCATGTCACCAATCGTACCATTTTTATGACCTGGTACATGCATCGAAATCGGTTGCATCTTAGACCAATTATTTAGTTTCTGCCATAGTTTACGTTGCATGATTCACACTCCATCACTAATGATTTTATTTTATAACAGTTCGCATTCGTTCAGCATTAAGTACATATTCCTTTAAAAATACGCACATATGTTCTAAAATTAAGTTGAGGTGTTTTTAATGGTTATTGACATCATATTAGATTGGGATAAGCCTTTTCAAGAGTACCAAGACATTTTAAATTGTGGTATTCATCCTAAGTGGCTTTATGCAGCAACAACAAACATGATTCTTGAACCTGCATATACAGGGCAAGGCAAACAATTTTTCTACACTAAAGATATCATTAAAGCCAGTCAATTAATGCCCTTTTTCTAATCATATATAAAAAATAGCGGTGCTGTATTCTATTCTCATAGAAATACAGCACCGCTATTCATCTTACCTGGCACCGTCCTACTCTTGCGGAACGTAAGTCCGACTACCATCGGCGCTAAAGAGCTTAACTTCTGTGTTCGGCATGGGAACAGGTGTGACCTCTTTGCCATTGGCACCAGATAAACATTTGAATGCTTATACATTCAAAACTAGATAGTAAGTAACTTCTCACAAGCAAACCTTGTTATGAATTTGATTAAGTCTTCGATCGATTAGTATTCGTCAGCTCCACGTATCGCTACGCTTCCACCTCGAACCTATTTACCTCATCATCTTTGAGGGATCTTATAACCGAAGTTGGGAAATCTCATCTCGAGGGGGGCTTCATGCTTAGATGCTTTCAGCACTTATCCCGTCCATACATAGCTACCCAGCTATGCCGTTGGCACGACAACTGGTACACCAGAGGTATGTCCATCCCGGTCCTCTCGTACTAAGGACAGCTCCTCTCAAATTTCCTACGCCCACGACGGATAGGGACCGAACTGTCTCACGACGTTCTGAACCCAGCTCGCGTACCGCTTTAATGGGCGAACAGCCCAACCCTTGGGACCGACTACAGCCCCAGGATGCGATGAGCCGACATCGAGGTGCCAAACCTCCCCGTCGATGTGAACTCTTGGGGGAGATAAGCCTGTTATCCCCGGGGTAGCTTTTATCCGTTGAGCGATGGCCCTTCCATGCGGAACCACCGGATCACTAAGTCCGTCTTTCGACCCTGCTCGACT from Staphylococcus felis harbors:
- a CDS encoding aminotransferase class V-fold PLP-dependent enzyme, giving the protein MQRKLWQKLNNWSKMQPISMHVPGHKNGTIGDMNFINPIYDITEITGFDDLHHPEEVLYDSMKCIQKHEDYEAVFLVNGTTSGILAVIQAFQSIQGDVCIGRHSHKSVFNALDLGRQCAHIMHTQVSHQTGQYNQPEWSSELAKKGKLGVVTYPNYYGETFDVQKLIQQFHEAHIPVLVDEAHGAHFGIEGFPKSTLEYGADYVVQSYHKTLPSLTMTSMLFIHKNAPYQERVKHWLQTFQSSSPSYLFMASLEQAQGFYETYQSDVFFEKRQILIKHLKDCGYTVLEVDDPLKLVIRKRGVSGELLKSAMEAQSIFVELADAQSVLWVLPLWYTHDRFPFKVLLKCITHIHIERSGQSQNHKQAKLYTEKGRYTPEDMSEIQTIPYEKALGCTLAQHLIPYPPGVPTMYKGEIITKNMIELIRYWHTQKMRVEGMRNGKIKVKDDL